Proteins encoded by one window of Panicum virgatum strain AP13 chromosome 7N, P.virgatum_v5, whole genome shotgun sequence:
- the LOC120683809 gene encoding calmodulin-binding transcription activator 4-like isoform X1, protein MSQSFDINVLREEARTRWLKPSEVYYILQNHERFPITYEAPKQPPSGSLFLYNRRVNRYFRRDGHTWRRKKDGRTVGEAHERLKVGNVDALSCYYAHGEKNPCFQRRCFWMLEPAYEHIVLVQYREVAEGRYYSSQLSNGPPESLSSLGYPHAIYGNQYLSSTSGTSEGSESHQSYSNLSSVTEVSSYSGNKEYNKDGGSLLSIPELGQTCLEQTTEVYWVDNGNSKTKYGLNVALKKIAEQLSLGDDDDDYIYTNQVQPLGFATNTEPTDKKDGDQIKQIQPEGTEKGLGRNIAPSWEDVLHSSSGLPIPSIYQSDVQYQQNSEYHPPGSLDSSDLRIQLSAAKRFLLGPEASIGSPSSNFMLRSKENGGTDILSAHESRLESSLNPDWKTKALLTFQSNSQGSEIRDLLFDRGQLEPYSRADTRLTLGQTKQFDIREISPEWAFSYEITKVIITGDYLCDPSNLCWAVMFGDSEVPAEIVQPGVLRCHTPLHSSGKLRVCITSGNREVCSEFKEFEFRSKPTSSGFSDLAPSSRSLKSSEELLLLAKFARMLLSENGSSEVPDSDPQSGQCPKLRMNEELWDRLIDELKLGCENPLSTVDQIMEELLKSRLQQWLSVKLKGFNGTASSLSKHDQGIIHLISALGYEWALSSVLSAGVGLNFRDSNGWTALHWAAYFGWEKMVAALLAAGASATAVTDPTAQDPVGKTAAFLASERGHTGLAGYLSEVSLTSYLASLTIEESDVSKGSAEIEAERAVESVSQRSAQLHGGTEDELSMKDSLAAVRNAAQAAARIQNAFRVFSFRKRQQKTARLRDEYGMTQEDIDELAAASRLYHQAHASSGQFYDKAAVSIQKKYKGWKGRKHFLNMRRNAVKIQAHVRGHQVRKKYRTIVSTVSVLEKVILRWRRKGHGLRGFRAEQQPMVGAVEEDDEEDDDFDDDEAVKVFRRQKVDQAVKEAVSRVLSMVDSTEARMQYRRMLEEFRQASAELGGSHEVTSIFDSDLELLGINNFML, encoded by the exons ATGAGCCAGA GTTTTGACATCAACGTGCTTCGTGAGGAAGCAAGGACTAGGTGGTTAAAGCCTTCAGAAGTGTACTATATCTTGCAAAATCACGAGAGGTTCCCAATCACCTATGAGGCACCCAAGCAGCCACCCA GTGGTTCACTATTCCTTTACAATCGTCGTGTGAATCGGTATTTCCGGAGAGATGGTCACACATGGCGGAGGAAGAAGGATGGAAGAACTGTTGGGGAGGCTCATGAACGATTGAAG GTTGGAAATGTTGATGCTCTGAGTTGCTATTATGCTCATGGtgagaaaaatccatgtttccAGAGGCGGTGTTTCTGGATGTTGGAACC TGCATATGAGCACATTGTGCTGGTACAGTATAGAGAGGTGGCTGAG GGCAGATATTATTCATCACAGCTGTCGAATGGGCCACCAGAATCTCTTTCATCTTTGGGATATCCACATGCCATCTATGGAAACCAATATCTCAGCTCTACATCTGGCACTAGTGAGGGCAGTGAATCCCATCAGAGCTATTCTAATTTGAGTTCTGTAACTGAAGTAAGTTCCTATTCTGGTAATAAAGAGTACAACAAAGATGGTGGCAGTTTACTAAGCATACCAGAGCTTGGACAGACTTGTCTGGAACAAACTACAGAAGTTTATTGGGTTGATAATGGTAATTCAAAAACTAAGTATGGGCTTAATGTGGCTTTGAAGAAGATAGCTGAGCAGTTAAGCTTGggtgacgatgatgatgactatATTTACACAAATCAAGTTCAGCCTTTGGGATTCGCTACAAATACTGAGCCCACAGATAAGAAGG ATGGCGACCAAATAAAACAAATTCAACCAGAAGGAACGGAAAAAGGTTTAGGCAGGAATATAGCACCATCATGGGAAGATGTGTTGCATTCCAGTTCAGGTTTGCCAATTCCATCTATATACCAG TCAGATGTCCAGTATCAGCAAAATTCAGAATATCATCCACCTGGAAGCCTAGACAGCAGTGATTTGCGCATACAACTTTCTGCTGCTaaaagatttcttttagggCCGGAAGCCTCCATTGGCTCACCATCTTCGAACTTTATGCTGAGGAGCAAGGAGAACGGTGGAACTGATATTCTTTCGGCTCATGAGAGTAGGCTTGAAAGCTCTCTGAACCCAGATTGGAAAACAAAAGCACTGTTAACATTTCAAAGCAATTCACAGGGCTCTGAAATAAGGGACTTGTTGTTTGACCGTGGTCAGCTTGAACCCTACTCCAGAGCAGATACAAGACTTACCTTGGGACAGACAAAGCAGTTTGACATTCGTGAGATTTCTCCAGAATGGGCATTCTCCTATGAGATCACCAAG GTCATCATTACGGGAGATTATCTATGTGATCCGTCAAATTTGTGTTGGGCCGTCATGTTTGGTGACAGTGAGGTACCTGCTGAAATAGTTCAGCCGGGTGTTCTTCGCTGCCACACACCACTGCACAGCAGTGGAAAACTCAGAGTCTGCATTACTTCGGGGAACAGAGAAGTTTGCAGTGAATTCAAAGAATTTGAGTTTCGCTCAAAACCAACCTCTTCTGGTTTCTCAGACCTTGCACCATCTTCTAGATCCCTGAAATCTAGTGAAGAATTATTACTTCTTGCCAAATTTGCTAGAATGCTTTTGTCAGAGAATGGAAGCTCTGAAGTTCCAGATAGCGATCCCCAATCTGGACAGTGCCCAAAACTTAGGATGAATGAAGAGCTCTGGGATAGGTTGATTGATGAACTCAAACTAGGATGTGAAAATCCACTAAGTACAGTTGATCAGATTATGGAGGAACTTCTGAAAAGTAGATTACAACAGTGGTTATCAGTGAAGCTCAAAGGATTCAATGGAACAGCTTCTTCTTTGTCCAAGCATGACCAGGGTATTATACACTTAATTTCTGCACTAGGCTATGAGTGGGCACTGTCTTCAGTTCTCAGTGCTGGTGTTGGTCTAAACTTTCGTGATTCAAATGGATGGACTGCACTTCATTGGGCTGCTTACTTTGGATg GGAAAAGATGGTTGCTGCACTTCTTGCTGCTGGTGCATCGGCAACAGCAGTCACTGATCCTACTGCGCAAGACCCAGTTGGCAAAACAGCAGCTTTCCTGGCTTCTGAACGAGGGCATACAGGCCTTGCAGGTTATCTTTCAGAAGTATCGCTGACTAGCTATCTTGCATCACTGACTATAGAAGAAAGTGATGTTTCAAAAGGATCTGCTGAAATTGAAGCAGAGAGGGCAGTGGAAAGCGTATCTCAGAGGAGTGCGCAACTGCATGGTGGCACAGAAGATGAGCTCTCAATGAAGGACTCTTTAGCAGCAGTGAGAAACGCAGCTCAAGCAGCAGCTCGCATCCAGAATGCTTTCCGTGTCTTCTCTTTCAGGAAGAGACAGCAAAAGACTGCTCGACTTAGGGATGAATATGGAATGACTCAAGAAGATATAGACGAACTTGCAGCCGCATCAAGATTGTACCACCAAGCTCATGCTTCAAGTGGCCAGTTTTACGATAAAGCGGCTGTTTCAATTCAGAAGAAATACAAAGGTTGGAAAGGGCGCAAGCATTTTCTAAACATGAGAAGAAATGCAGTTAAAATACAG GCGCATGTAAGAGGCCATCAAGTGAGGAAGAAATACAGAACAATTGTAAGCACTGTCAGTGTGCTAGAGAAAGTAATACTTAGGTGGCGCCGGAAAGGACATGGCCTACGTGGCTTCCGAGCTGAGCAGCAACCAATGgtaggagcagtagaggaggacgatgaggaagatgatgactttgacgATGATGAAGCGGTCAAGGTTTTCCGTCGGCAGAAGGTTGATCAGGCTGTAAAGGAGGCTGTGTCAAGAGTGTTGTCCATGGTAGACTCTACTGAAGCAAGGATGCAGTATCGTCGAATGCTTGAGGAGTTTCGCCAAGCATCA GCTGAATTGGGTGGATCACATGAAGTAACATCAATATTTGACAGTGATTTGGAATTGTTAGGGATCAACAACTTCATGCTCT
- the LOC120683809 gene encoding calmodulin-binding transcription activator 4-like isoform X2 has translation MSQSFDINVLREEARTRWLKPSEVYYILQNHERFPITYEAPKQPPSGSLFLYNRRVNRYFRRDGHTWRRKKDGRTVGEAHERLKVGNVDALSCYYAHGEKNPCFQRRCFWMLEPAYEHIVLVQYREVAEGRYYSSQLSNGPPESLSSLGYPHAIYGNQYLSSTSGTSEGSESHQSYSNLSSVTEVSSYSGNKEYNKDGGSLLSIPELGQTCLEQTTEVYWVDNGNSKTKYGLNVALKKIAEQLSLGDDDDDYIYTNQVQPLGFATNTEPTDKKDGDQIKQIQPEGTEKGLGRNIAPSWEDVLHSSSGLPIPSIYQSDVQYQQNSEYHPPGSLDSSDLRIQLSAAKRFLLGPEASIGSPSSNFMLRSKENGGTDILSAHESRLESSLNPDWKTKALLTFQSNSQGSEIRDLLFDRGQLEPYSRADTRLTLGQTKQFDIREISPEWAFSYEITKVIITGDYLCDPSNLCWAVMFGDSEVPAEIVQPGVLRCHTPLHSSGKLRVCITSGNREVCSEFKEFEFRSKPTSSGFSDLAPSSRSLKSSEELLLLAKFARMLLSENGSSEVPDSDPQSGQCPKLRMNEELWDRLIDELKLGCENPLSTVDQIMEELLKSRLQQWLSVKLKGFNGTASSLSKHDQGIIHLISALGYEWALSSVLSAGVGLNFRDSNGWTALHWAAYFGWEKMVAALLAAGASATAVTDPTAQDPVGKTAAFLASERGHTGLAGYLSEVSLTSYLASLTIEESDVSKGSAEIEAERAVESVSQRSAQLHGGTEDELSMKDSLAAVRNAAQAAARIQNAFRVFSFRKRQQKTARLRDEYGMTQEDIDELAAASRLYHQAHASSGQFYDKAAVSIQKKYKGWKGRKHFLNMRRNAVKIQAHVRGHQVRKKYRTIVSTVSVLEKVILRWRRKGHGLRGFRAEQQPMVGAVEEDDEEDDDFDDDEAVKVFRRQKVDQAVKEAVSRVLSMVDSTEARMQYRRMLEEFRQASL, from the exons ATGAGCCAGA GTTTTGACATCAACGTGCTTCGTGAGGAAGCAAGGACTAGGTGGTTAAAGCCTTCAGAAGTGTACTATATCTTGCAAAATCACGAGAGGTTCCCAATCACCTATGAGGCACCCAAGCAGCCACCCA GTGGTTCACTATTCCTTTACAATCGTCGTGTGAATCGGTATTTCCGGAGAGATGGTCACACATGGCGGAGGAAGAAGGATGGAAGAACTGTTGGGGAGGCTCATGAACGATTGAAG GTTGGAAATGTTGATGCTCTGAGTTGCTATTATGCTCATGGtgagaaaaatccatgtttccAGAGGCGGTGTTTCTGGATGTTGGAACC TGCATATGAGCACATTGTGCTGGTACAGTATAGAGAGGTGGCTGAG GGCAGATATTATTCATCACAGCTGTCGAATGGGCCACCAGAATCTCTTTCATCTTTGGGATATCCACATGCCATCTATGGAAACCAATATCTCAGCTCTACATCTGGCACTAGTGAGGGCAGTGAATCCCATCAGAGCTATTCTAATTTGAGTTCTGTAACTGAAGTAAGTTCCTATTCTGGTAATAAAGAGTACAACAAAGATGGTGGCAGTTTACTAAGCATACCAGAGCTTGGACAGACTTGTCTGGAACAAACTACAGAAGTTTATTGGGTTGATAATGGTAATTCAAAAACTAAGTATGGGCTTAATGTGGCTTTGAAGAAGATAGCTGAGCAGTTAAGCTTGggtgacgatgatgatgactatATTTACACAAATCAAGTTCAGCCTTTGGGATTCGCTACAAATACTGAGCCCACAGATAAGAAGG ATGGCGACCAAATAAAACAAATTCAACCAGAAGGAACGGAAAAAGGTTTAGGCAGGAATATAGCACCATCATGGGAAGATGTGTTGCATTCCAGTTCAGGTTTGCCAATTCCATCTATATACCAG TCAGATGTCCAGTATCAGCAAAATTCAGAATATCATCCACCTGGAAGCCTAGACAGCAGTGATTTGCGCATACAACTTTCTGCTGCTaaaagatttcttttagggCCGGAAGCCTCCATTGGCTCACCATCTTCGAACTTTATGCTGAGGAGCAAGGAGAACGGTGGAACTGATATTCTTTCGGCTCATGAGAGTAGGCTTGAAAGCTCTCTGAACCCAGATTGGAAAACAAAAGCACTGTTAACATTTCAAAGCAATTCACAGGGCTCTGAAATAAGGGACTTGTTGTTTGACCGTGGTCAGCTTGAACCCTACTCCAGAGCAGATACAAGACTTACCTTGGGACAGACAAAGCAGTTTGACATTCGTGAGATTTCTCCAGAATGGGCATTCTCCTATGAGATCACCAAG GTCATCATTACGGGAGATTATCTATGTGATCCGTCAAATTTGTGTTGGGCCGTCATGTTTGGTGACAGTGAGGTACCTGCTGAAATAGTTCAGCCGGGTGTTCTTCGCTGCCACACACCACTGCACAGCAGTGGAAAACTCAGAGTCTGCATTACTTCGGGGAACAGAGAAGTTTGCAGTGAATTCAAAGAATTTGAGTTTCGCTCAAAACCAACCTCTTCTGGTTTCTCAGACCTTGCACCATCTTCTAGATCCCTGAAATCTAGTGAAGAATTATTACTTCTTGCCAAATTTGCTAGAATGCTTTTGTCAGAGAATGGAAGCTCTGAAGTTCCAGATAGCGATCCCCAATCTGGACAGTGCCCAAAACTTAGGATGAATGAAGAGCTCTGGGATAGGTTGATTGATGAACTCAAACTAGGATGTGAAAATCCACTAAGTACAGTTGATCAGATTATGGAGGAACTTCTGAAAAGTAGATTACAACAGTGGTTATCAGTGAAGCTCAAAGGATTCAATGGAACAGCTTCTTCTTTGTCCAAGCATGACCAGGGTATTATACACTTAATTTCTGCACTAGGCTATGAGTGGGCACTGTCTTCAGTTCTCAGTGCTGGTGTTGGTCTAAACTTTCGTGATTCAAATGGATGGACTGCACTTCATTGGGCTGCTTACTTTGGATg GGAAAAGATGGTTGCTGCACTTCTTGCTGCTGGTGCATCGGCAACAGCAGTCACTGATCCTACTGCGCAAGACCCAGTTGGCAAAACAGCAGCTTTCCTGGCTTCTGAACGAGGGCATACAGGCCTTGCAGGTTATCTTTCAGAAGTATCGCTGACTAGCTATCTTGCATCACTGACTATAGAAGAAAGTGATGTTTCAAAAGGATCTGCTGAAATTGAAGCAGAGAGGGCAGTGGAAAGCGTATCTCAGAGGAGTGCGCAACTGCATGGTGGCACAGAAGATGAGCTCTCAATGAAGGACTCTTTAGCAGCAGTGAGAAACGCAGCTCAAGCAGCAGCTCGCATCCAGAATGCTTTCCGTGTCTTCTCTTTCAGGAAGAGACAGCAAAAGACTGCTCGACTTAGGGATGAATATGGAATGACTCAAGAAGATATAGACGAACTTGCAGCCGCATCAAGATTGTACCACCAAGCTCATGCTTCAAGTGGCCAGTTTTACGATAAAGCGGCTGTTTCAATTCAGAAGAAATACAAAGGTTGGAAAGGGCGCAAGCATTTTCTAAACATGAGAAGAAATGCAGTTAAAATACAG GCGCATGTAAGAGGCCATCAAGTGAGGAAGAAATACAGAACAATTGTAAGCACTGTCAGTGTGCTAGAGAAAGTAATACTTAGGTGGCGCCGGAAAGGACATGGCCTACGTGGCTTCCGAGCTGAGCAGCAACCAATGgtaggagcagtagaggaggacgatgaggaagatgatgactttgacgATGATGAAGCGGTCAAGGTTTTCCGTCGGCAGAAGGTTGATCAGGCTGTAAAGGAGGCTGTGTCAAGAGTGTTGTCCATGGTAGACTCTACTGAAGCAAGGATGCAGTATCGTCGAATGCTTGAGGAGTTTCGCCAAGCATCA TTGTAA
- the LOC120683176 gene encoding uncharacterized protein LOC120683176: MANMIIKNTITPAICGAIPDKDQDGNELSAKAYLAKVEENFKSSSKTYASTLIMKMLTSQYDGQSGIREHIMSMCDMANKLKTLDMAISDGFLVHFIMTSLPAQYSPFKISYNTQKATWSMAELISYCVEEEERQKAERMKDAVNMVSERFGRVSMSNTPKHQAESGSSRQHKRKFKGHKSKAVSHKKTSNERLCKFCKSPKYEQKDCHGFKEWLKNKGIQFDPNYKRGGAKSKSG, translated from the exons ATGGCCAACATGATCATTAAGAACACGATCACACCGGCCATCTGTGGTGCTATTCCTGATAAGGACCAGGATGGTAATGAGCTGAGCGCCAAGGCATACCTTGCCAAGGTGGAGGAGAACTTTAAGAGTTCTTCCAAGACTTATGCTAGCACCCTGATCATGAAGATGCTGACTTCACAGTATGATGGGCAAAGTGGAATCAGGGAGCACATTATGagcatgtgtgacatggcaaatAAGCTGAAGACACTGGATATGGCTATCTCTGATGGTTTTCTGGTGCACTTCATCATGACTTCTCTGCCAGCACAGTACAGTCCCTTCAAAATAAGCTACAACACTCAGAAGGCGACTTGGAGCATGGCTGAGCTCATTAGCTACtgtgttgaggaagaagaaaggcagaaagctgagaggatgaaggatgctgtcaacatggtcagcgagcgctttgggcgtgttagcatgagcaacactcctaagcatcaggctgagtctggcagcagcaggcagcataaGAGAAAGTTTAAGGGCCATAAGAGCAAGGCCGTGTCACATAAGAAGACCTCTAATGAGAGGCTGTGCAAGTTCTGCAAGTCACCTAAATATGAGCAAAAGGATTGCCATGGATTTAAGGAGTGGCTTAAGAACAAAG GTATTCAGTTCGATCCGAACTATAAGAGAGGGGGAGCGAAGTCTAAGAGTGGCTGA